The following proteins are co-located in the Apium graveolens cultivar Ventura chromosome 5, ASM990537v1, whole genome shotgun sequence genome:
- the LOC141723292 gene encoding putative LRR receptor-like serine/threonine-protein kinase At1g53440, whose product MTRLRISDLTGRNSTIPDLKDMQSLHVLILRNCLINGALPEYFGVLGQLKTLYLNHNSLTGEIPSWISGSKENFDVSYNNFSWRAKYNCQPSNVVAWCIKKDLPCS is encoded by the exons ATGACAAGACT GAGGATATCTGATCTGACTGGAAGAAATTCGACTATCCCAGATTTAAAAGATATGCAATCCTTGCATGTGCT GATATTAAGAAATTGCTTGATCAATGGTGCACTTCCAGAATACTTTGGAGTACTTGGTCAACTAAAAACCCT GTATCTCAATCACAATTCATTGACTGGAGAGATACCAAGTTGGATTTCTGGCAGCAAAGAAAATTT TGATGTATCTTACAACAATTTTTCATGGAGAGCTAAATATAACTGCCAGCCATCTAATGT AGTTGCTTGGTGCATAAAGAAAGATCTTCCCTGCTCCTGA